The window CCGGTTGTTGTCGTAAGTGTATCCGATTTAAACAAATCATTGAGTATGGTAGCGAGTGCCTGCGCATCCGCATTAACCAATGGGAAAACCCGAATCTGGGTTACACTCGTTTGGGGAGCATCAAGTTGTTTGATAATTTCGGCAAATCGCCGAACATTCGAAGCGATGTCGGTGACAATTAACGTATTGCTACGTGCATTTGCTGATAAATCGCCTCGTTTCGGCATCAGATTTGCTAAATCGCGTTTTAATTCTGCGGCATCAGCATAGGATAACGGGATAACCTGAGTGATAAACTCATCACTCGGTTCGATAGTATTTGGGTCTGAGCCAACTCGAACTTTTACTTCCGCTTGTTTCGCGGCATCGATAGGAACAATTTTTAAAACGTTATTTACCCGAATCGAAGTGTATCCTTTTACTGCCAGTGCTGAATTTAATGCAGATAATGCATCTTCAACCGAAATATCCTTTTCGCTTAAAATTGTTATATCGCCGGAAACTTCGGCATCTTTAACCACAGTGCATCCGGTAATATTACTGATATAGCGCAAAACCTGTTCCAGACTTGCGCGTGTAAACCGAAACGAAACCTTTTTCACCATTTCAGATTCTCGGTCTGGAACTCCGCTCATTTTATTACTGGTCGAAGTGTCAAGGTTCGAAGACTCAAGTTTAGGCGACTCTGCTTCTGAAGAAAATTGGCTATACGTTGATTCTAGCGCCAGGGTGTTTTCGGATGTCGGGTTCATTTTAGATTCAACGACTACTGGCGGTGCAGATTGAGTATTCACCTCAGGCTCTGCCGCGAATATACCGGCTGCACATAAAGTTAATAATGAAATGCAGATACAATTTTTTACCCCACGACGAAAGGCAACGCGTAGGTTAAAATTCAATGTCCGCGCGCAGGGATTCGTTTTGTGTAATATTCGTTTCATTTTAATTCCTCCTCTTGTTGTAGCCGCCGTTTACGTAACCGTTCTTCTAGACTATCGCCTGGCGGTAAAGGCATAGTTACAGCACCGGAAGATACGGTTTCAGTAGTAGGTGTAATAGTTTGATTCTCTATATCTGATGTATCTCCTTTTTCTGGGACTTCAGTGCGTATAGTACCGGTTCCGGGAATAGGAATTTGGTCTCCGATATAATAAGTTTTAGTCTGATTTTTCTTTTCCAGAACCACTTTATCGAAATCAATCGTGGTAATTGAATAATCAAGGAGTTGGTCGTTTACTTTCAGATAATTGGCATCACCGGAGTTCAAATTTTCAACTAAAACTAGATATTGTGTTCCATCGTAAACGATACCGGTTATGGTTAATTTCTCCGGTTCGATAACCCGTTCGATAATTGGAATCGCCGGTTGGATACTTCTGCGCATATCTGGCGGTGTGAAAATATCGGATTCAATTATCTCGGCCATGAGGTCTGGTTCGGTTTTTACTTCTGCTGGAATCACACTCGTTCCACTTGGTGTCGAGCGAGACAAATGTTTGTTCGCATCCGATGCTGTTGCCGATGTCGACTTGTTTGCGCACCCGAAATAGAATAGTGTATATCCTAACAGTATAATCAGAGAATATTTTTTATAATTCATTATTACCACTCGTTGTCGTTGATTTTTGTTTCGGAGCTGATTCCGCACGACTTAATGTAGCTACGGTAATATTCGCAGTAATTTCTTTCAAAAGGTCTTTAGGTTTAGCAATCCGGATTCTATTAATTCGCGCGATTGCGCTCGGCTGTTCTATTTGTGCAATAAACCGACAAACGGTTTCGAGATCGCCGGTAATTTCAACTTCATAGTTCAACTCTGAATGAACGCCCCGATTCTGAATAGCACCCGGTCTGACTGAAGTCATGATAACCCCAGCGTCACTTGCCCAGGATTCCAGGTTCTCTAAAAAATAAGCAGTAGCATCAGTCTGATTCAAGATTGTTCCTTGCGCATATACCATTAATCCGGGATTCGATTTCAACTGTTTAGCTTGGTTAATCCGGGTTTCTAAAGTTCGAATTTGACTGGTAATTAAGTTCCATCGTTCAATATAAGGTATGACGAAATAGCGATACATTAAGACAATAGAAATAAACAAAACCATCACCAACACCATTTTCTTTTCACGAGATGATAAAGTTAGCATAGTGGGTTCAGTTCCTTATCTTACTTCTTTCGTTCTTCCGTTTTGATATATTTCAACGATAACCCGAATTCTATCGGATACGTTGGGTTTCGTTTTGAAATCCGGCAATACAATAATCTAATACTGGCAAATCGGTTGGATTCATTGAGTCGTTTTAACAAGTTCGATACCGCTTGCGTCGAGCTTGCTAATCCGGATAAGGTAATATCTTTCGTGCGGTCATAGGTCATAACCTGCAGATAAGCGTCATCCGACCAATTGACAGATATGCTGTGCAATATTTCAAGAACGCTCGCTGCTTCCTGCTTCCACGTTTTAATCGTTGAGAGATTAATATTACTTTGCTCCGATTGGATAATAAGAGGCCGATATACCGCATATTCGGATTGCAATCGAACCAGTTGTTTTTGCTTATGCAAGAGCAATCCTAATAGGATAACAATAATTATTGCAGCTAGTCCAAAACCTATCGCTACCTGGCGAATGTAAACCGGTACATGGAACGGTTCAACGGCAAACAATCGCGGTTGGTTTAAATCACAATATTGGTCGGTAACCCCTTCTGGAAGGATACTACCAAACGCTGTGATTGCACTTTGTTGTTTTTCCAACAGACCATTGGTTCCTCGTGATATCGTAAGACAATGAACCGTACAATGTAATTGTTCGGTTACTGCTTGTGCTACCTGTGGCAAATAATTTCCTGCTCCACAAAATAGAACTTGTTTCGGACTCGGTTTCCCCCAGGCTAGTGCGTATGATTCCAAGTTACGTCTTAATTCAAATATCAACTGATTAACCCAGTTTATCGCTTCCGGATTCGTATAATCAATTAGGGTCAGGGGATGTACCGTTTTTCGTTCATCCGATTCCGTCTGAAACCGCTGTCCTAAATCAGGCATAGATTCTAATAAGGCTTTGAATCCAAAAGATGCACTTCTAGTATAAATAACCCGTTTATTTTCGATGACCATTATTTCCGTTTCTGTAGAACCAATATTGACCACTAACCACAAATCAGGTCGTGGTTGTTCATATTGGATAGCCCGATTTAATGATAATGAACTCAATTCAATCCGATTGAGTTTTAATCCGGCAACCTTGCATACGTTCCGATAAAACGCAATATCGGTTTGTTTTGCAGTGATAACCATGATTTTCTGTTCGCCGGGTTCCGTTTTCTGAAGAATAAAATAATCAGAAGCAACCGAATCAAGTGATGCCGGAAGTTCTCGTTCTAATTGCAGCTCGAGCATTTTGGTGGTTTCCAACTCGCTACCAAGAGGAAGCGTGAATTCCGTGGTTAAAACGTCAGCTCGGGGTAAGGTGAAGCGAACCATTCGCGTTTTAATTTGTTCTTTTTTCCAGAGTGCTGCTAGCCATTTCCCAAACGATTCCGGTTCAGTCCGGTTTAGCGTTGGAGGTATCGGAACAATCAAATGTTTCTCAATTACCGGCTGGTCATGTTCATATCTAACTTCAACCAAGGTTAATTCATGGCGACTGATATCTACACCAACTAGACGTCGAAATTGTTTTTTCTGGTTAAACATAATATTTACCAATCAACGAAAGAATAGCATATCCACTGAACAGAAAATCTAAACAACATTGACAATTGTATCCTGTGTTTCCTGCCGTTGTTCAGTGCATCAAATTCAACTCATTATATTCCCGGTCCTAAATCAGAAATATCCCGATAATAGAGAATTCTAATAGGAACCACAGCTCGGTCTATTACTGCAATTAACCTCGTATACCCGGATTTATTCGTTAATCGGCCTAGCGATTGAACCGTAAATTGTGACGACCGAACAGTAACATAATCACTTATCTGCTGAAACGATGTTTTCCCAATGGTTTCCGCCAACTCACCGAGATTCTTAAACGCACCACTGGTTCCATTCCGTCGTTCAATGATTTTTTCCGCAATCTCAGCGGTTATTCCGGGTAGAAATTGTAACGTTTCTTTCGATGCAGTATTGATATTAATTAATCCAGGTAATTTCTCGCGTTCTACTACCGTTATATAATCTACAATCGCACCGAACTTCTGGTTATTAATTCCGGTAACATTTAACAGGTCACCGAGACTACGAAACCCGTTTCTTCTCCGGTAACTGATAATATTCGCAATATCGGCATTCGATAATCCATATTGGGTCAATTGCCGTAACTGTGACCCGGAAGCTTGATTGATATTAATCCGTTGCGTTCCATCCAGCGCTACATTCATATCATACGAATATATGGTTATATAGGGATACCATCCGCGATCGAGTTTCCCATCGGCATTATCCGGTGGAAAATTCGTATCGCCATCATTTTCGTTCGCATCTAATAGTCCGTTCAAATTCGCATCTTCACCAAAAAGGATTTGTGGTGTTATCCCTTTAACCAGCAACAACTCTTCAAGGGTATCGAACGGTCCATTCTTACACTTATACGGCGGATTCAATTGCGTATAATATTCATCTTTTGCACCATAAGGAGACGCTTTTGCGGTTGCTGATCGCCAATCAATAATCGAATCTGCAATGATTTCATCCGCTTGTGGTAACCGTAATAGCATTTCTTTCGGCGCTGAATTGATGTTCAATTTCGAATTTTCATCGGTTAACCCAAACCCTTGCTTAGCTTCAGGGGAGGTAATGTCCGGGAAAAAAAGTGTATAGGTTCCTTCTCCTACCACGATGTTCTGAAATCCATCGGAATTCACACGCCATCGGCTGGTTAAAGTTCCGATTGCAGTCGAATCTAGCGCTACTTCGGCAATCGCTCGTTCAATTCCGGATTTGGCTATTTCGAACGTTTTGAGTTTATCAATTCCATTCGCAGCAATTCGATATTCGACCACCATCGAACGACTAAACGACATCGCTACGACCGTTAAAATGACCATAATCCATAACACGACAATTAAGATTATTCCGCGCGCCATACGTATCCTGTTCGGTAGTATTCAAAAGTTCTCCTTGACTTCGAGCCAGCTTTTGCCAAGAATTCCTCAGATTTATCTGTGGCGTTTTTCAGTTGTATAATCTCGGCTATACTTTGGACAATCTTTCTTTATATCGGCTATCCTTTTGGTAATCGTATCGCGGTTGTAAACCAGTTTAGCATCTGCGGGGTTTCAATATCTGGTGTCGCAATTGTTATCATTACCGCTTTTGGTAATATTGTGGTATCAGTCCATTCCGATACCCAGGTGGTATCATTGGCAAATTGAAACCGGAGACTTTTCACCTCGGTTGAAATTAACTGATAATTTATATCGGTTGATTCAGGGTCTGTAATATGCCGATTAACGATGCGCAATAACCCGACTGTATTCGTATTCGGAACAGTATCAATCGCATACTTGATGATCGCTTCATCGGAAATGCCCGATACCGTCCAATCAATGGGTTGATTGGTGCTGATAAATTGGATACTATCTTGATAAATACTTCCATCTGAATAGGTAGTTGCGGTAAATTGCCAGCTTGGTGTTGTGCTCGAAACGCTCGCGGTTAATAAGTCATTACGGATGGTATCAAGAATCACCCGCGCTCTCTGATTTTTTTCTGCAATAACCATTCCTTTTTGTTTCGATTTCAAACCTGCAGCAAGGGTGCCATAAATTGCGCTCCCTACAATCACCGCTATCGTAATCGCTAGCAGCAACTCGATTAACGTGAATCCTTTCGAATTAATCCGAAATTTCATGATGATATTTCACCACGGTCGGCAATAAGTTTTGTTATCGTTAATGTTCGTGTCGTATTATCTTCAATCCAAGAAATCGTTAGGTTAATTTGTAGTAAATTATCGAGTTGAGTTGTAGCCACGTTCATTTGCCAAGTGAAATCCGGATAATCTGGTCCGAAATCACCAGTTCCGGATTGTAAAGCCAAAAAAGATTGCAATTCTATTTCTGTTATTTTTTGTTCCGCTAAAAATCGGGCTATCGTAGCTTTATCCGAGACACGAACCGCTCGTAATCCAATTGAAAATGCCTGAGATATCAATACCAATCCGACAACAACTATTACCAGCGCTATGACCACTTCTAATAGGGTAAACCCGAATTCAGATTTCGGATTTTTACCCAACGAAATTTTAACGAAATCTGGGCGAATTCCAGCTATTGACTTTTTCATATCGCGGTATCTGTAGCTTGGATGGTTGCTAATCCGGTAATTCCGGATATTGTTATTTGCCGTTGTTCATTATCACGGGTGCTGAATATAACCATCACATCGTTTGAAGTGCCGCGCGGGGTAAACGAAATAGTAACAACCCCTGATTCTTGCGGTTGATTTTGGTCGAGTTGAATCGAAACGAACCGCACCGTTGAATCAAGCGAAACCGGTTGTCCCCACCTATCTCCAGAAGATGTATATTGCCCGGCAATTCCGGTCGATACATTTTCATATGTTAGCCAATACCTTTGCTGGTCTAAATCGCAAGTTAATCGATAATTTACTCCTTGCATAACCGCCTGCGACCGTGCATAATTCGCATACGCAACCCAATCTCGACATGCACTATCTAATCGCGTCCGATTCGTGAACCCACCAAAATACGGGACCGTAAAAATTGCAATTACACCGATAACCACCAAAACCACCGCAAGTTCAATTAAGGTAAAACCTTGAAGCGATGGCCATGCAATGCCCCTAGTGTTTTGTCGAATCAGATGGCGCTGTTCTACCGTTGCATTGTGTCCGGAGAAATTACCGTATTTATTTCGTTTCCGTCGTTGCCCAATTCGTAATATCATCGGAAGTCCCATCCTGTCCATCCGGACCAAATGAATATAAATCGTATCCATTAACATTATGGGTTCCAGGAAAAACATAGACATACGCATTCCCCCAGGGGTCAAGCGGAACATCCTTTTTTAGATACGGTCCCTTCCAATTTTTAGGCACTGGCTCAGTCGTTGGTTGAACTCGCAATGCTTGCAATCCTTGTTCCGTAGAAGGATAGGTTCCGTTATCCGCTTCATACATATCTAGTGCCGTGCTGAATAGCGAATCGATCTGCGTCCTAGCAGCTGCGATACGCGCTTGTTCGGTTCGGCCACCAAACCGTGGGATAACCAGCGCAGCTAACACTGCTAGAATAATCACCACCACCATAATCTCGATGAGGGTAAATCCTTTTTGATTCATACCTTCTCCTTTAGGTTTTCGAATGGGAGCAACTACGAACGAGATAATATCTCGTTCGTAGTTGCTCTCTATTTAATCATACTATTCAATGAAAAAATCGGTAGTAACATCGAAATAACAATAAATCCTATAATACATGCCATACAAATTATCATAACTGGTTCGAGTAATGAAACTAAAACTCGAACGGTATTATCGACTTCAGTATCATACGATTCTGCAATTCTTATCAACACCTCTTCGAGATTGCCGGCTTCTTCTCCGACCGCAATCATTTCTACTACAGAAGGCGGAAATATTCTGCTTAACCGCAACGGTTCAGCTAGCGATTGGCCTTCGCGAATACTGCCTGCGACTTCACCAATTTCCCGCGCAATAATTTCGTTTCCGGTAGCGTCTTTAACTGATTGTAATGCGGTTAATAACGGTATTCCACTTCGCAGTAAGGTACCAAGTGTCCGACAGAATCTAGAAACCGCGATTTTAACCACTATATCTCTAACGATCGGCAGAACCAACTTAAATTCATCAAATCGATATTTACCGGATTTTGTTTTCACCCAACGACGAAATAATATAATACTTCCACTGATAACCAATAGGAGCAGAATCCACCATGACCGTAGCCAGCCGCTGATTGACAACAAGATGAGCGTTGGAATCGGTAAACTTTGCCCTAAATCAGCAAATAAAACGGCAAATTTGGGAATAAAAAACGTTAATAAAAACGCTACGGACGCCGTGCCAACAATGAATAATAATATTGGATACGCTAATGCTGCTTTAACCCGAGCGATTAAGTTCTGTTCTTTTTCTAAAAATTCTGCTATCCGACTTAATACCGATTCTAAACTACCTGAAATTTCTCCGGCTTTAACCAGATTAACCTGCAATTCAGAAAAAATTTTTGGATATTCCGCTAATGCATTCGCTAAACTACTCCCAGCAACAACAGAATTTTTAATCTGCTGGATGATCGTTTTCCAATATGGGTTCGATTGCTGGTTAGTTAACGTAGTGAGTGATTTGGTTAAAGGCACACCAGCATTCAACAAATCCGCTAGTTGTTTCATAAACCTGGATACATCTGCTTTTCGAACTCGTTTTCTCAATAAATACTTCGAACTCCGTTGATCAATAGCTTCCTGAGTGGTTAACTCCAGCGGAGTTAATCCCATTCCCGATAGCCGTTCGATAACCGCGGCTCGACTATCTCCAACCAACACTCCGGTAACAATTTGTCCAGTTCGATTTTTTGCTCGGTATAGAAAGTTCGCCATAACAATTCAACCTACATCAGAATATCGAACATCGTACTCCGCAATACACTTCGCTAGAGTATATTTGTTTGATATTAGGATTTTGGGATTTCGTTGTATCGCAGTTTATTCTTCTTTAGTTACACGGAGTACCTCTTCAATAGTAGTTAATCCCGCACAAACTTTTTGCCAACCGTCATCTCGTAACGTTTTCATATTTTTAGTTAATGCCTGCCGTTTGATTTGGCCCGCCGTCGCATGGTGTACAATCATATCTCGAATATCATCATCTACCAATAATAACTCAAATATCCCCATTCGCCCGCGATACCCGGTTTTTTTGCAAAATTCACACCCTTTCCCGCGATATACCCGGTTGGTCTGGTATTGGGCAAAATATTCTTCAATATCTTTTCGGTCAACAATCTGTTCTTCTTTACAATGCTCACAAATACGGCGGACTAACCGTTGCGCCATAATTCCTTCTACTGACGAAGCGACTAAATACGGTTCAATTCCCATATCAATCAAGCGGGTTATTGAACTCGCCGCATCGTTGGTATGTAAGGTGCTAAATACGAGATGACCGGTTAACGCTGACCGAATTGCGATATCTGCCGTATCCCGGTCGCGAATTTCTCCAACCATAATAATATCCGGATCGTGTCGAAGTATTGAACGAAGCCCTTGTGCGAAATCAAACCCTATTTTCGGTTTTGTTGGAATTTGAAGTATCCCTTTTAATTGATATTCAACCGGATCTTCAATCGTAATAATTTTTTTATCATCTGAATTGATTTCCGCTAATGCCGCATATAGCGTGGTTGATTTTCCACTGCCGGTCGGACCAGTAACAAGAATTATTCCATGCGGCCGGTCAATTAACTTCCGGAATCCGGCATAGGACTGTTCATCCATGCCCAAATCTTCCAAACCGAGAAAAATCGCACTCCGGTCTAACAAACGCAGAACAACACTTTCACCGTGAATTCCCGGAATTATCGAAACGCGAACATCAATTTCTTTATCGCCAGCCCGTAATTTAATTCTACCGTCTTGTGGCAACCGTTTTTCGGCAATATTAAGTTCTGCCATAATCTTGATGCGCGAGATAATCGCATGCTGAAATAACTTTATTTTCGGCGGCGTTACCGCAGAATGCAGTATCCCATCTATTCGATAGCGAACGCGAAGTTCATCTTCAAACGGTTCGATATGGATATCACTTGCTCGGTCGCGAACAGCTTCTAAAATAATCTGGTTAACAAATTGTACCAACGATGCATCTTCAACCATTTCCAACGATTCTCCGTTTTCCTCTCCAGCGCCCGGTAATACTTCAAGATTCTGCCCGCTTTCTTGCAGCAGTTGGTCCATACTTTCCGCACCAATACCATAGTATTTCTTTAATAACCGGTCGATTTCATTCGAATTACCTACAACAGGCTGGACATCGCAATCTAAGAGAACGCGGAGTTCATCTACTGCTTTCAGATTAAGTGGATCAGAAGTCGCTATAACGAGGGTGCCATTAGTTCGTTTTATAGGAAGCAGCTTTTTCCGCATGGCAATTTTTGCCGGCACGGAATTGATAGTATTCTGGTCAATACTTATTTGACTTAAATCTACATATTCTAATCCTAAAAATTCTGCTACCGCACGTAATAACGTTGATTCAGAAATCAGTCCAAGTCGGAGTAACGCTTGACTAATATGTTCTCCTGAAGACTTCGCAGCATTTTGTGCGATGGACAACTGTTCCTGGGTGATTAATTTTTTTTCGAGCAACGTTTGTTCTAGCATATGTTAATATATACGGTATTTTGACCCAGCTATAGCTATTCGACGGAACAAATTTCTACCGAATGGTTAGTTCAATTTTAGTCGTAAGCTAAGAGGAAACAAATATCTCTTAATTCGTTCATTCCGCTTTGCTTCTACCCGTCTTCAGTTGAGGTTTCTTTCCGATTTATCAGGAGTATTCACTAACCATGACATCGAAGACTTCGCCCCCGGTTAACCTTTGTTACTGCAGTATTTGGTACCTTGTGGTAAAAAAACACCTATCCTGTAGTTTTGGTTGGTTTGAAGTCTTCGATATCTCAGTTTTCCTTAGTTATTGCGAGTTCGCCCGCCGCCGCTGTCTCGATTACCACGACCACCAAAACCACCTCGAGCGCCACCGAATCCCATACCACCCATACCTAAACCCTGAGTAATAACGCCATTGAGGGTTAACTGCGCTTCTTGCTGGATAGTTAATACTGATTTTAAATTTGTTTCTAGCTCTTCAGTTTTCTTTTTGATTTCAGCAGCTTTCGCTTTGAGCCTATCTAAAGCTTGTTTAATCGCTTTATCCGATGCTTTACCCGATTCCAATAGATCGCGGAGATCCTGCCGTAATGGTTGTAATTCCTGCATCGAGCTAAACCGATAACTGATTAGCGCTTCGATTTTCGGCATAATCACTTTCGCTTCGTCTGCGGTTAGTTTAACATTTGTGGTTGACCGTTCAATCATTCTCGCTTGAAATTGCGCAGGGTCAAATCCGCCCGGTCCGGGACGCTGAGTTTCGCTCGGTGGTGGTGGCGGCTCTTGCGCCATAACCAGCACAACCCCAATGAATAGACTGACGACTAAAACACTGGTTAAAACTTTTATGGTTCTATTACATTTCATAACGTTCTCCTTATTACAAGGTAGCGGAAATCCGAAGTACATAAGTTATCTCATAACCTTGCACCTCGTCCCTACCGTCTGGTATTGAATTTTACCGTGGAGGTGGGGGCAAAAAATCTCGGGATGGCGGTGGCAAAAACCGTCTGGTGGTATCATTTCCTAATCGTTGCCGCCGTTCCATCTCGAATTTCTTCCGCTCCATCTCCATTTTATCTCGAAACTGTTTATATTTAACCTTCTGTTCCGGGGTTAAGACCGACTCGATTTGGGTTTCCACCTCCTTCCGAATAGAATTTGCCTTCTCCCGGAACGGAGCTAATTCTTGTTCAATCCGTTTCCGATTCGCTTCGAGAATATTTTCAATTTTATTCACTTGTTCTGGAGTTAAGTTTAGCTGCTGTTTCAAATCAGTTATAAAATTTTGCGGTCTAGGTGGTGGTCCACCTCGTCCACGACGACGCTGTTCCATTTCATAGCGCTGATATACTTGTCCGCTAAGGAACCCTAAAACATCTCCAATTAAAAACACTGCTATGATAAATACAATCCATTTAAGTTTAGGATTTGCCATTTAGCTTGCTCCTTCCGTTTTCGTCTCGGAAGATGGAATAAGGATTTCTAACCCACTGCTCGCAGATAATTCAGTATCTTTGGTTAGATAACTATCAAGAGAAATATCAGTCTTTTCCCCAGGAGTTAGATATGACTGGGCAATGAAAACGAAAAATATCACTACGACTACCGTAGCTAATGCCGGAAGTGGGTTCGGTAACCATTTGAGAATTCGTTCATCTTCCCAAACATGGAGTGGTTGAAACTGTTCAGTGCGTAATCTGTGAGAGATGGTTTGCCAGAGTTCAGGTTCCGGAGTTAATTCTGATTCTTCAGTATATACCTTATGGATTTTCTGCCATGCAGTAAGTTTATCGCGACATAGCGCGCATTCCGATAGATGTCGTTCAATCTTCCGACGTTTAGTTTCGGATAGTTCATTATCTACATATGCGGATAGATTTTTCAACCAATATTGATGTTTCATAATGTAAGTTTAATCCTATGTCTTTATTTCATTATAAATCTCGGATAATTCCTGCTGGAGTAATTCGCGTGCGCGAAATATTCGGGATTTAACCGTTCCAATCCGAACGCCAAGAATTTGTCCGATTTCTGCGTAACTTAACTCTTCAATTTCGTTAAGATAAAACGTTTCAGCGAACTCCTCCGGTAATCGGTTAATCGCCTCTATAATCTTTTGACGTAATTCCCTCGTTGTATGTTCCTGTTCAGGATTTGGTTTTGTGTCCGGAATCCGTTCGAGGACGAATTCGTTTTCCGGAGACTCATGATCTTGTAAGGTATATATCACCGGACGATGCCTGCGTTGTCGCAGCATATCCCGGCATTGATTTATGGTTATCCGAT is drawn from bacterium and contains these coding sequences:
- the gspE gene encoding type II secretion system ATPase GspE; translation: MLEQTLLEKKLITQEQLSIAQNAAKSSGEHISQALLRLGLISESTLLRAVAEFLGLEYVDLSQISIDQNTINSVPAKIAMRKKLLPIKRTNGTLVIATSDPLNLKAVDELRVLLDCDVQPVVGNSNEIDRLLKKYYGIGAESMDQLLQESGQNLEVLPGAGEENGESLEMVEDASLVQFVNQIILEAVRDRASDIHIEPFEDELRVRYRIDGILHSAVTPPKIKLFQHAIISRIKIMAELNIAEKRLPQDGRIKLRAGDKEIDVRVSIIPGIHGESVVLRLLDRSAIFLGLEDLGMDEQSYAGFRKLIDRPHGIILVTGPTGSGKSTTLYAALAEINSDDKKIITIEDPVEYQLKGILQIPTKPKIGFDFAQGLRSILRHDPDIIMVGEIRDRDTADIAIRSALTGHLVFSTLHTNDAASSITRLIDMGIEPYLVASSVEGIMAQRLVRRICEHCKEEQIVDRKDIEEYFAQYQTNRVYRGKGCEFCKKTGYRGRMGIFELLLVDDDIRDMIVHHATAGQIKRQALTKNMKTLRDDGWQKVCAGLTTIEEVLRVTKEE
- a CDS encoding zf-HC2 domain-containing protein, translated to MKHQYWLKNLSAYVDNELSETKRRKIERHLSECALCRDKLTAWQKIHKVYTEESELTPEPELWQTISHRLRTEQFQPLHVWEDERILKWLPNPLPALATVVVVIFFVFIAQSYLTPGEKTDISLDSYLTKDTELSASSGLEILIPSSETKTEGAS
- a CDS encoding sigma-70 family RNA polymerase sigma factor — its product is MKTSKERELIQRCQAGDESAYTEFYQKYSSQVYTLSCRLLRDKEWANDAVQEIFIKAFRGLKNFQVQSKISTWLYRITINQCRDMLRQRRHRPVIYTLQDHESPENEFVLERIPDTKPNPEQEHTTRELRQKIIEAINRLPEEFAETFYLNEIEELSYAEIGQILGVRIGTVKSRIFRARELLQQELSEIYNEIKT